The genomic DNA GGAGGACTTCGAGTCCCGACCCACCTTCACCGAACCGGAGATCCTGCGCACCAACCTCGCCGCGGTCATCCTCCAGATGACCGCGCTCGGCCTGGGCGACATCGAGAAATTCCCCTTCGTCGAAGCTCCGGACCGACGGGCGATCCGCGACGGCATCGCCCTGCTCCAGGAGTTGGGCGCACTCGAGAGCGCCGAGGCCGGAGACGCCGATCCGAACGACACTCGCGGTGCGGGTCGGGCCGACGATCCGGTCACCGGGGCAGGCGACCGAGTGCGCGGCGACGGCGGAGCACGCCGGGACGACACGACCGGCGAGGGTTCCCGCGGGCAACCCGACAGCGTGAACCCCGCCCAGCGCGGCACAGGACTCGGTGACACCCCGACCGATCCCACCGAACCCGCAAGCTCCCGGGAACCGGCGGAGCCGGGCTCGGCGCACACTCCCGGCAGGTCGCGCAGGCGGCGACGTGGCGGCGAGGGCGCCGGCGGGATGGTGCTGACACCGACCGGCCGGGAGATGGCCCAGCTGCCCGTCGACCCGCGGATGGCGCGAATGTTGGTCCAGGCCAACCGGAACGGATGCCTGCGCGATGTGCTGGTGATCGTCGCGGCGCTGTCCATCCAGGATGTGCGCGAGCGGCCCGCCGATCACCAGCAGGCCGCCGACGCCGCGCACGCCCGATTCGTCGTGGAGGGCTCGGACTTCCTGGCCTATCTGCGTTTGTGGGACTACCTCACCGAGCAGCGCGCATCCCTGTCGTCGAACCAGTTCCGCCGGATGTGCCGCGACGAGTTCCTGCACTACCTGCGGATCAGGGAGTGGCAGGATCTGCACGGGCAGTTGCGCACCATCACCCGAGGCCTCGGCTGGGCCTCGGACCGCCGGGATGTCACTGCGGTACAGAAGGTCACGCCCACCCGTGAGGAGGGCACGGCGCAGCAGCAGGCCGGCTCGGGGCGCGGGCGCGGCTCGTCGTCGCGGCGCGGCGGCAGGCCCGCTGTGCCGCGCGAGACCTCGCCGACCCGGCGGGGCGTCGCATCGCAGGTGCGCCAGGACGACCAGGCGGCGGCGGATCGACCCGGCGCGCCGGAGGGCGATTGGGACTCCACCGCCATCCATCAATCGCTGCTGGCGGGCATGCTCTCCCATATCGGCGTCCGCGAAGCCGAGTCGCGCGAGTTCCTCGGCGCGCGCGGCGCGAAGTTCATGATCTTCCCCGGTTCCTCGCTGGCGAAGAAACCACCGCGCTGGGCGATGGCCGCGGAGCTGGTGGAGACCTCGCGCCTGTGGGGGCGCATGGCGGCGAAGGTGGAGCCGGAGTGGGCCGAGCGGCTGGCCGGTCATCTGGTGAAGCGCACTTATTCCGAACCGCACTGGTCGGCCAAGCGCGGCGCTGCCCGCGCCTACGAACGGGTCACCCTGTACGGGGTCCCGCTGGTCACCGGGCGACCGGTGGACTACGGGCGCATCGACCCCGAGCTCTCGCGCGAACTGTTCATCCGCCACGCCTTGGTGCAGGGTGAGTGGCGCACCGAACACCGCTTCTTCCACCGCAACCGGGAATTGCTCGACGATGTCGCCGACCTCGAGCATCGCGCTCGCCGCCGCGACATCCTCGTCGACGACGAGGTGCTCTTCGAGTTCTACGACAAGCGCATCCCCGCCGATGTGGTGTCGGCACGCCATTTCGACACCTGGTGGAAGAAGGCCAGGCGGGCGAACGCCGAACTGTTGGATTTCACCACCACGACCGTGGTCAACGACGCCGCGGCCGCGCTCGACCCCACCGACTTCCCCGACGCCTGGCGTCAGGGCGAGTTGAGTTTTCCGCTCACCTACCAGTTCGAGCCGGGCCGCGACGACGACGGCGTCACGATTCGCATTCCCGTCGAGCAGCTCGCGCACGTCCGCCCAGTCGGCTTCGACTGGCTGGTGCCGGGTATGCGCACCGAACTCGTCGGCGCGCTGATCAAGACGCTGCCGAAATCGCTGCGCCGCAGCGTGGTCCCCGCACCGGACTTCGCCGCCGCGGCACTGGCCTCGCTCACGCCGCGCTCCGAGCCGCTGCGGATCGGTCTGGCCAGGGAGTTGTCGCGGTTGGGTGGCGTCACCATCTCCCCTACCGACCTCGACCCCGACGCGTTGCCCGCGCACCTGCGGATGACCTTCGCCGCCGTCGACCGATCGGGCGAGGTACTCGCCTCGGGCAAGAGCGTGACCGAGTTGAAAACCCGGCTGGCGGAGCAGGTTTCCCGCTCGGTGGCCCGAGCGACCGCGGGAGCCGAACGCGCGCCCGCCACGGTGTGGACCTCCGAGTCGCTCGGCACCGTACCGGAGAAGGTCCGCAGACAGGTCGCCGGTCAGACGGTGACCGGCTATCCGGCGCTGGTGCCCGAGGGTGGGGGCGTCGCGGTCCGGGTGCTCAGTTCCCCGGCCGAACAGGCCGCCGCGATGCGGTCGGGCACTCGCGCGTTGGTACTGCGGGCGATCCCTACCTCGGTGCGCACTGTCACCTCCGGTCTGAGCTCGGCCGACCGGCTCGCGCTGAGTCAGAACCCGTACGGCTCGCTCGATGCCCTGGTGGAGGACTGCCGCGCCGCCGCGGCCGAGGAACTCGTCGCCGCCGCGGGCGGGCCGGTGCGCGAGCCCGAACGCTTCCAGGAACTGGTGGCGACGATCCGCCCGCGGATGGCGAGCACGGTGGCCGCCGTCGTGCGGCTCGTGGTGCCGGTGCTGGCCGAAGCGCATCAGGTGAGCACCGCTCTGGCCGCCGCCAAGGAGGCCGACATCGCCGAGGACGTGCGCGCGCAGCTGGGGGAACTCGTGTTCCGTGGCTTCATCTCCGAATTCGGCCGGGTCCGGCTGCGGGAGCTGCCCCGTTACCTGCGCGCGGCCAGGGTGCGGCTCGAGGCGCTGCCTGCCTCGGCCGTGCGCGACCGCCAGGGCATG from Nocardia higoensis includes the following:
- the hrpA gene encoding ATP-dependent RNA helicase HrpA is translated as MTRTATTGTRELRTRLANLSLRDEHRLRRRLDRARGTDLDEIAADISAAEARIASRRASVPRISYPEQLPVSARRDDIAAAIAAHQVVVVAGETGSGKTTQIPKICLELGRGIRGVIGHTQPRRLAARTVAERIAEELGTELGETVGFTVRFTDQVSEHTLVKLMTDGILLAEIQRDRLLRRYDTIIIDEAHERSLNIDFLLGYLAQLLPQRPDLKVIITSATIDPELFARHFAGPDGTPAPIVEVSGRSYPVEIRYRPLNSELPAADDEDDDSGGTVVARDPVDAVGEAVRELFAEGDGDVLVFLSGEREIRDTADALRDLKLPRTEIVPLYARLSAAEQHKVFAPHTGRRVVLATNVAETSLTVPGIRYVIDPGTARISRYSLRTKVQRLPIEPISQASARQRSGRCGRVADGICIRLYSEEDFESRPTFTEPEILRTNLAAVILQMTALGLGDIEKFPFVEAPDRRAIRDGIALLQELGALESAEAGDADPNDTRGAGRADDPVTGAGDRVRGDGGARRDDTTGEGSRGQPDSVNPAQRGTGLGDTPTDPTEPASSREPAEPGSAHTPGRSRRRRRGGEGAGGMVLTPTGREMAQLPVDPRMARMLVQANRNGCLRDVLVIVAALSIQDVRERPADHQQAADAAHARFVVEGSDFLAYLRLWDYLTEQRASLSSNQFRRMCRDEFLHYLRIREWQDLHGQLRTITRGLGWASDRRDVTAVQKVTPTREEGTAQQQAGSGRGRGSSSRRGGRPAVPRETSPTRRGVASQVRQDDQAAADRPGAPEGDWDSTAIHQSLLAGMLSHIGVREAESREFLGARGAKFMIFPGSSLAKKPPRWAMAAELVETSRLWGRMAAKVEPEWAERLAGHLVKRTYSEPHWSAKRGAARAYERVTLYGVPLVTGRPVDYGRIDPELSRELFIRHALVQGEWRTEHRFFHRNRELLDDVADLEHRARRRDILVDDEVLFEFYDKRIPADVVSARHFDTWWKKARRANAELLDFTTTTVVNDAAAALDPTDFPDAWRQGELSFPLTYQFEPGRDDDGVTIRIPVEQLAHVRPVGFDWLVPGMRTELVGALIKTLPKSLRRSVVPAPDFAAAALASLTPRSEPLRIGLARELSRLGGVTISPTDLDPDALPAHLRMTFAAVDRSGEVLASGKSVTELKTRLAEQVSRSVARATAGAERAPATVWTSESLGTVPEKVRRQVAGQTVTGYPALVPEGGGVAVRVLSSPAEQAAAMRSGTRALVLRAIPTSVRTVTSGLSSADRLALSQNPYGSLDALVEDCRAAAAEELVAAAGGPVREPERFQELVATIRPRMASTVAAVVRLVVPVLAEAHQVSTALAAAKEADIAEDVRAQLGELVFRGFISEFGRVRLRELPRYLRAARVRLEALPASAVRDRQGMAEVDRALAAYDRLLRALPESRRTAPEVLEIWWMIEELRVSLFAQKLGTPYPVSAKRIEKAISTIRR